The proteins below come from a single Oncorhynchus keta strain PuntledgeMale-10-30-2019 chromosome 1, Oket_V2, whole genome shotgun sequence genomic window:
- the lmnb2 gene encoding lamin-B2, whose product MATATPSRAAPAGTPLSPTRISRLQEKQDLQHLNDRLAVYIDRVRSLELENDRLMVKVSEKEEVTTREVTGIKTLYEAELADARRVLDETARERARLQIDLGKANSDVEEVTRNLKKKDGDLTLAMARAKDLEAQFNKSEANLATALSENGNLAAEVADLKAQLAKAEDAHSVAKKQLETETLMRVDLENRCQSLTEELQFRKSMFDEEVRETRRRREKRTVEVDSGVTQDYTFQLAQALQDLRRQHEEQVSIYKEELGNTFQAKLDNAKVSSELNDKAVSTAREELQEAHMRIESLAYQLSALQKQASANEERVRELENLVAGERDKHRMQMDLKEREMAEMRERMQLQLNEYQELLDVKLALDMEINAYRKLLEGEEDRLKLSPSPSGRVTVSRAMGTGSSRSSWAKRKRVELQEESVVVPQVHINQEAEATGSITIEETDLEGKCVTLKNDSDKDQSLGSWRLQRQIGEGEEITYKFSPKFVLKAGKTVTVWSSDAGVSHSPPSDLLWKSQASWGTGDDITTTLVNSDGEEVAKRTVTKTLMEVENGDDDDDDDFEEEELRGEKASSRECSIM is encoded by the exons ATGGCCACCGCAACCCCAAGCCGCGCCGCGCCTGCTGGAACCCCGCTCTCCCCGACGAGGATATCGCGCCTCCAGGAAAAACAAGACCTGCAACATTTGAACGACAGGCTTGCCGTTTACATCGACCGAGTCCGGTCACTAGAGCTTGAAAATGACCGGCTCATGGTCAAGGTCTCGGAAAAGGAAGAAGTCACTACACGAGAG GTGACTGGGATTAAGACCCTGTACGAGGCAGAGCTAGCGGATGCACGGCGTGTCTTGGATGAGACGGCCAGGGAGAGGGCCAGGCTTCAGATAGACCTGGGCAAGGCCAACTCTGATGTGGAGGAGGTGACCAGGAA TCTGAAAAAGAAAGATGGCGACCTGACTCTTGCCATGGCTCGGGCCAAGGACCTTGAGGCCCAGTTCAACAAGAGTGAAGCAAACCTGGCCACGGCCCTCAGTGAGAATGGAAACCTGGCTGCGGAGGTTGCCGACCTGAAGGCCCAGTTAGCCAAG GCTGAAGATGCCCATTCTGTAGCTAAGAAGCAGCTGGAGACCGAGACTCTGATGAGAGTGGATCTGGAGAACCGCTGCCAGAGCCTGACGGAAGAGCTGCAGTTCAGGAAGAGCATGTTCGACGAG GAGGTACGTGAGACTCGTCGACGTCGCGAGAAGCGTACCGTGGAGGTGGACAGTGGAGTGACCCAGGACTACACGTTCCAGCTGGCTCAGGCTCTGCAGGACCTGCGCAGGCAGCATGAGGAACAAGTCTCCATCTACAAGGAGGAGCTGGGCAACACCTTCCAGGCCAAG CTGGATAATGCAAAGGTGTCGTCTGAGCTGAATGACAAGGCGGTGAGCACAGCTCGGGAGGAACTGCAGGAGGCTCATATGAGGATCGAGAGCCTGGCCTACCAGCTCTCTGCCCTGCAGAAACAG GCCTCTGCCAATGAGGAGCGTGTGCGTGAGCTGGAGAACCTGGTGGCTGGAGAGCGGGACAAGCACCGCATGCAGATGGAcctgaaggagagggagatggctgAGATGAGGGAGCGTATGCAGCTGCAGCTGAACGAGTACCAGGAGCTGCTGGATGTCAAACTGGCCCTGGACATGGAGATCAACGCATACAGGAAACtgctggagggagaggaagacag ACTGAAGCTGTCCCCCAGCCCGTCCGGCCGTGTGACAGTGTCCCGCGCCATGGGCACAGGCTCTTCCCGCTCCTCCTGGGCCAAGAGGAAGCGCGTGGAGCTGCAGGAAGAGTCAGTGGTCGTGCCTCAGGTTCACATCAACCAGGAGGCAGAGGCCACCGGCAGCATCACCATCGAGGAGACTGACCTGGAGGGGAAGTGTGTCACCCTCAAGAACGACTCAGACAAG GACCAGTCTCTAGGTAGCTGGAGGCTGCAGAGGCAGattggagaaggagaggagatcaCCTACAAGTTCTCCCCGAAGTTTGTCCTCAAGGCCGGCAAGACTGTCACG GTGTGGAGCTCAGACGCAGGTGTCTCTCACAGCCCTCCCTCTGACCTGCTGTGGAAGAGCCAGGCCTCCTGGGGCACCGGGGATGACATCACCACCACCCTTGTGAACTCTGACGGAGAG GAAGTGGCTAAGAGAACCGTCACCAAGACATTGATGGAGGTGGAGAacggagatgatgatgatgatgacgacttCGAGGAGGAGGAACTGAGA GGAGAAAAGGCCTCTTCCAGGGAATGTTCAATCATGTGA